From the genome of Luteibacter rhizovicinus DSM 16549:
ATCGTTATCGCCACGGTCCAGAACCGGGACGATGGTCGTCCTGGCAGGCGGGACGAACAACGCGATGTGTCGCTTATCTGTTATGCGTAATCTTCATGGCTGGCGCTCTGGATTGCATATGTTGCAACGCAACAACGGCGAGAGCGCCGCGGTAGAAGTTGGTGCACCGATAGCGTCGGCGATTGCGTGGAGATTGGTCGCGCAGAGCCTTCGGGGGGGTGGGCTTGAGGCAAAGAGCCTTCGGTGTCCACCCTCGCTGCTCAGACAGGTCCTCCGCGTTCCGTACCGGAAAGGCCGCTAACGCGGCCCGTGCCTATTTGGCCTGCGGCCGCTCCACTTGTGCGGAACTCGCCTCGAGGGTGGACACCGAAGGCTCTTCCCATCCTTGAGGTTCGTGCGGGTCGAGCCGACGAAGCAACGCCGCTTTGGCTGCTGGCTTTTCGCCATCGCCAAACGGTCGACCCGGCGCGCCGGTCGCGATCGTCCGCGCGCGAGACGGCGCAGCGGGAGGAAGGCGCTCACCGAGCCGGGATGGTCGTGTCAGCACGACTGCCGTAACGGCTCGCTTCGGCGGCTACACCCACGCCAACGGCTCGCCTTCCCGCTAACCGTATCGTCGTGAGAGACCTTGGTGTCCACCCTCGAGGCGAGTTCCGCACAAGTGGAGCGGCCGTAGGCCAGATAAGTACACGGGCCGCGTTAGCGGCCATTCCTTTACGGAACGCGGAGGACCTGTCTGAGCAGCGAGGGTGGGCACCAAGGTCTCCTGCGCGCGACGCCCAAGTGTACGCAGCGACAGCGACGGCGAAGCCGAGCCGCCCCCCCAGCCCGAGATTGCGCGAAGAACGTTATTCCATGGGATCCAGGCGGCCTTCGGCAATCAGCTCGTCGACCAGCGTGAGGGTACGTTCGGTGATGCTGCTCATCGGCCGCTGGGTCGGAGTGGCCACGACCAGACGCGTGACGATGCTGGGCATCACGATGGGCACGGCACGCAGGTGGTGTTCGCCACGCCGTGCAAGCAGTGCATTGCGCGAGAGGACACCATAGCCGACGCCACGCTCCACCAGGTCGAGCAGGGAGCGCACGGCGTCGATCTCGAGACGGATGTCGAGCGACACGCCGTAACGCGCCGCATCCGCCTCGATCAGCTGCCGCACGGAATGCAGGGGCGACGGAATGATCAGCGGGTACTGGCCCAGCGTTCCCAGCGGGACGCTGTCGGGCAGCGCGCGTCCGTCGTGCGTGCTGCCGATCAGGTAAAGCTCTTCGGAATGCACGTGGCGGAAGCGCATGTTCGCGTTCACGGCCGGGTTGTACAGCAGCGCGCAGTCCAGCCGGCCCAGTTGCAGCCACTCCAGCAGGCTTGCGCTCAAGGCCTCGACCACGCTGATCTGCGCGGCGGGATAGCGCTCGCGGAAGCGCATCACCAGCTCGACCGTCAACAGCGAACCGATGCTCGGCGGCACGCCGATGGCGAGCTTGCCGGCCTGCACGCCACGTGCCTGCCCGAGTTGCAGGCGTGCCACTTCCACCTGGCGGAGGATGCCGCGCCCGTGTTCGACGAGCTCGCGGCCCGCCTCGGTGGCGACGACGCCGCGGCCGTTGCGTTCCAGCAAGTGGGTGCCCAGCTCCATCTCCAACTGCCGCACCTGGCGGCTGAGCAGGGACTGGGAGACATCCAGCGTCGCGGCGGCACGGGTGAGGCTGCCGAACTCGACGATGCGGATGAAGCTCTGCAGATGTTTCAGGTCCAAGGTTGCGTCGCGCACCAGGTATCCAGGGTGGTCCGATTATGGCGCGAATACCGCGCGGGCGGCGTCACTGACTGCCCGGGCCGCCCATGTTCACCATGACGCGCAGGCCGATCACGATCGCGTTGGCCGGCACGCGCTTCACGCCTACCGTATTGCCGAGGATGTCCGGGCTGACGATGTACTGCAGATTCGGGACCAGGCTGACCACCGGGAACAGCTTGTAGCTGTAGTTGAGTTCGGTCATCCATTCGTTGCGTGCGAAGTGATCGTTCGTGCCGCTGTTCTTGTGGATCAGGTCGTCTTCGTAACCGACGGCCTTGCGGCTGAAGCGGAACAGCGTGCCCTGGAAACCGAGCGAGTCGTTCGGGCGGGCGGCTGACAGGCCGGTCCACAGCAGGCCGAACGTGGACTGCAGCGTGTAGTTCTCGGCATTGTCCAGCGGGCCTGTGAGCGAGCCGAACACCGCGAGATTACGTGTATTGCTGTTGGGATCCGGCTTCCAGACGACTTTGTCGGCGAGTACGTAGACACCGTAGCGCCCGCCGTCGTAGTTGCGCGCCGTGCCGCCGACGAGGCCGCGATGCAGGCCCTTGGTGTTCAGTTCCGGATCGGTGAAATCCGCGGAGTTGTACCAGCCGCCGATCTTCAGGTGCTTCGGGTAGGGGTCGTTGGCGAAGCTGGTTTCATAGCCGGCTTCGACCGGAATCATCACGCCGGTCGCGTTGTTGATGCCCAGGTCCAGACCGTTGTTGTTGCGTCGCTCGGGATTGATTTCGAAGGCGCCGATCGACAGGTAGCGCGCATCCGGCTGGTACTTCACACGCGCGCCCCAGTTCACGTACGGGAAGCCGCTGAAGCCACCCGTGGTGTTGGTCAGCTGGTACGGACAATCCGGGGCGCTGACGAAACGACAGCCATACGTGGAGCGCGCGAACTGCCAGGTCGCATTGAGGCGACCGGCGAGCACGTTGATGTGACTATCGGAAAACTGCTGCTCCCAGCTGAACTGGGCGAGCTGCCACTGGCGCTTTGGATACCAGTAGCCCTGCACTTTCTGCACCACGCCGATATCGTCGGCCGCGACGCTGTGGCCGTAGTAGCGGGCGAAGGTGATGTGCATCTTGCCGCCATCGATGCCGGCGAGCTTGCCCATGTCCAGATCCGCGCCGCCGACCGCGCCACCGCCGTTGGTCGCGCCCAGGCGCTCGCCACCGCGCACATTGCCGGCCCAATCGTTGGCCCAGACAAAGCGCAGCGAAATCCCGTCGTCACGCAGCCGGTCTACCGGGCCACCCGTGTCCTTCGGCTTCTCCGGCGTCGTCTGGCGAGGTTCCTGCGCATCGGGAGTCGTCTGCGCGACGGCAGCGGAAGCGGCGACCGCAAACAAGGCGGCAATGGCGAAGCGATGGATCATCGGTGGAAGCCCCTGGAGAAACCGCCGGATGATGGCGGAGCGGGGCGATGCTGTCGGCCGGGAGGTCGCAGAACAATGCGATCGGGGAACTATCAGGTATGCACAGAACGCATGGCTTGCATTACGTCATGAATATTGTGCATCGCAACATGCGATCAGGGCCTCCGAGGCAGGCCCTGACGCAATCAGGCCATGCGCGATTGCGGCGGTGGCACATGAGCCGCGGCGCACAAGGATTCAGGCAAGCCGACTTCCCCGTAGGCCTCCAGATAATGCCCAAGGGTCGTGGCGAAGGTCGGGTCGGATGGCCAGCGCTCGTGCGTCGCGGACATCGCCTGGCCCTGAACGTAGGCGAGCAGCTCCACGCATTCGTGGCGGTATCCCAGGGAGAGGAAACGAGCCGCCGCCCGGGTCGACTCACCCAGGGGAGCAGCCGAGAATCCCGAGGCCCGGGGGTCTTCGACCCGTAGACCAGCGGCCGAGCAGGCCAGCTTCAGTGCGAGCGCTTCGCGCAGGACGGCGTCGAAATCCGCCGCCTTATACCGGCAACGGTCGCTCCACCAGGTCCAGTAGTGGATGGTGTCGCCCAAGGCATGCATGGCCGAGGCAACCAGCGAGGCGCCGCCCTGGACCGGCCGCTCGCTCACGACGAGCGCGACGCTCTCACCCGCCGTGAGTCGAAACGCCTTCCCCGCCACCCCCTCGTCAAAGGCCAGCAGACGCGAACAGGCCACATGCCAGCCCGGTGCGGGAGCCGCTTCAGCGGCGATAGTCCACAGCGCGCAGGACAGCTCGAAGGCCACCTCCCCCTCGGTGCACGTAACGATCCGCACGAAGCGACCGGAAGAAATCGCCTCGGCCTGCCCCGGTCTTCCCTCGGCCAGGGCCATGAAGTCGACCACGCGGAGCTCCCCCGAGGCCGTGTGGGCCGTGGACTCCAGGACATTGGTGCCCGGGACGTAGGCGGCCACCCAGGCGGGATCGCCGTCCACGGCGAGCGTCATCAGGGACTGCTGCGGGTCCACCGGCCGGAGCAGGCCGGCGTCCCGGTTCAGCGCGAGCTGGACCACCGACGCATCGGCCCGCACCCGGCCGAAGCCGCGCAGATCGCCGACGGGCAGGCCGCAGGCGGTCTGCCGTTCCAGGGTAATGGCGGCAAGCTCTTGTTGGGACACTAGTGTTTTCCTGGCGTCGTGGGGAGGAACGCCGAGCGGCGCGCAGGTTGCAGGGCGGGCCGACAAGGCGGTGTGAATCCCGCGCGAGCAAAGCGACGACGTACTGTGCGATTTACTTACGCCTTCCCGTTTAGGATTAGGCCAGGTGCAGACATCGAGACGGCAGTCATGAGCGAAAAAGACCTCCCCCACGTACCCGGCGTCAGTGACTACGACGGCGCTGCCGGCGGGTGGGGCGCCCTCGGCGCCGTGGCCCGCGCCGTCAGCGGACAGCTGGCCCTGGGTCGCGAGACCATCGCCCTGCACCGGATGAACCAGCCGGCCGGATTCGACTGCCCCGGCTGCGCCTGGCCGGACCCCAAGGAAACCTCCTCCTTCGAGTTCTGCGAGAACGGCGCCAAGGCGGTGACCTGGGAAGCCACGGCCAAGCGGGTGAAGCCGGAGTTCTTTGCGAAAAACACGGTCGCCGACCTGTGGAACCTGACCGATTACACGCTCGAGGGCTTTGGGCGAATCACCCACCCGATGGCCTACGACCGTGCCAGCGACACCTACCAGGCGATCGAGTGGGACGAGGCGTTCCGTCGCATCGGCGAAGCGCTGCGCGCCCTGCCCGACCCGAACATGGCCGAGTTCTACACCTCCGGACGTGCCTCGAACGAAGCCGCGTTCCTTTATCAGCTGTTCGTCCGCGAATACGGCACGAACAATTTCCCCGACTGCTCGAACATGTGCCACGAAGCGACCAGCGTCGGCCTGCCGAAGTCGATCGGTTCCGGCAAGGGCACCGTGCTGCTCGAGGATTTCGACCATTGCGATGCGATCTTCTGCATCGGCCACAACCCCGGCACCAATCATCCGCGCATGCTGTCGACCTTGCGCGAAGCGTCGCTGCGCGGCGTGCCGATCGTGGTGCTCAATCCGCTGCCCGAGCGCGGCCTGGAACGTTTCACCTCGCCACAGCACCCGGTGGAAATGCTGACCAACAGCTCGGTGCGCATCGCTTCCACCTATTACAAGCTGAAGATCGGCGGCGACGTGGCCGTGCTCAAGGGCATGATGAAATACCTGCTTGCCGCCGACCGTGCAGCGACCGGCGCCGGCCAGCCCGGCGTGATCGATCGCGCGTTCATCGAGGCGAACACCACCGGCTACGAAGCCCTGGTCGACGACATCGAGGCCACGAGCTGGGACGCCATCGAGGCGAAGTCCGGACTGAGCCGCGCCGAGATCGAAGCCGCCGGCGACATCTACGCCAAGGCCGAGCGCACGATCGTCTGTTACGGCATGGGCATCACCCAGCACGCTCACGGCACCGAGAACGTGCAGCAGATCGCCAACCTCCTGCTCCTGCGCGGCAATATCGGGCGCCAGGGCGCGGGGATCTGCCCGCTGCGCGGACACAGCAACGTGCAGGGCGACCGCACCGTCGGCATCACCGAAAAACCCAACGACGAACTCAACCACGGGATTCGCAGCACCTACGGCTTCGAGCCGCCGGTGGAACACGGGCACGATGCGGTCGCCGCGGTGATCGCGATCCGCGAAGGCCGCTCGAAGGCGCTCGTCGCACTCGGCGGCAACCTGGCCGTCGCCATGCCCGATACCGAAGAGACCTTCGCGGCGATGCGCGGGCTCGATCTGGCCGTGCACATCGCGACCAAGCTCAACCGTTCGCACCTCATCCTGGCAAAGCAATCCTTCATCCTCCCTTGCCTGGGCCGCACCGAGCTGGACGTACAGGCGACCGGTCCGCAATCGGTCACCGTCGAGGATTCGATGTCGATGGTGCATGCGTCTGCCGGAAGCCTGAAGCCGGCGTCCGAACACCTTCGTTCGGAGCCGTGGATCGTGCGCGGCATCGCCAGGGCGACCCTGCCGCAAACGCGGGTCGACTGGGATGGCCTGGTCGCCGATTACGACCTGATCCGCGACGACATCGAGAAGGTCTTTCCGATCTTCTTCGACTTCAACCAGCGCGTACGCCAGCCGGGCGGTTTCCGGTTGCGCGTGGCCGCAAGCGAACGCGATTGGGCAACGCCCGACAAACGCGCGCAGTTCCTTCTTGCTCGTGGCCTCGACGAGGATCCCCTGCCGGATGAAGACAACCTCATGCTGACGACGATACGCTCGCACGATCAGTACAACACCACGATCTACGGGTTGAACGATCGCTACCGCGGCGTCACCGGCAGGCGCGATGTGATCTTCATGCACGCCAAGGATCTCGCCGCGCGCGGTCTCAAGCATGGCGACCGGATCGACGTGGTCGCTACCGGCGTCAATGCCGCCGATGGCAAGCGGCGCGCGGTGGATGGCTTCGTCGCGGTGGAATACGACATCGCGGAGGGATCGGTGGCGATGTACTACCCGGAAGGCAATGCGCTGATCGCCCTGGAAAGCCACGACCGTCGATCCGGCACGCCAGCGTACAAGTCGGTGCCCGTACGCATCACGCGCTCCACCGTGCAGGGCGCCAAACGCCCGAAGCGGCAGGCCGCGCATGCCGTCTGACCGACACGTGCCCACCGGCACGGCCACGCGGCCGGTGCTGCGCGTGGAACGCGGCATCGCGAGCGCGGACGACGATCGCCTGGCCGAGGAGGTGCCCGTCGCCATGCATGTCGACGGCGAGCCATTCGCGGTGATGATGGCGACGCCGATGGATCTGGAAGACTTCGCGCGTGGCTTCGCCCTGACCGAGGGGCGGGTCGGTTCCATCGACGAGATCGAACGGATCGACGTACAGGAAGTGCTCGAAGGCATCACCGTCAACATCCGTACGGCAAAAACCTGTGGGAGCCGCTTCAGCGGCGATGGGAGCTTGCCGAGGGAATCACCCGATCGCTCCGCAGGGATCGCCGATGAAATCGGCTCCTACAAGGAGCACGCCTTGCCGCGCCAGTTGCCTGGACGTAGCGGTTGCGGCATTTGTGGAAGCCGGGAACTCGAAGACGTGGTGCGCCGCCCGGAACCCGTGGGCCTCGGCCCGACCATCGGCGTCGACGCCATCGAGCGGGCGCTCGAGTCGCTGCGCGCGTTACAACCGGTCAATGCCTTTACCGGCTCCGTCCACGCCGCCGCCTGGGCGCTTCCCGACGGCGCGATCGTCTGCGTACGCGAGGATGTCGGCCGACATAATGCGCTGGACAAATTGATCGGCGCGATGAGTACGGCACACATCGACGCCAACGACGGTTTCGTGGTGATCACGAGCCGGGCAAGCTACGAAATGGTGACCAAGGCCGCGGTCGCCGGGATCGCCATCGTCGTCGCGATCTCCGCGCCGACGGCGCTTGCCGTGCATCTGGCCAGCGATTGCGGCCTGACGCTGATCGGGTTCGCGCGGCCGGGGCGGTTCAACGTCTATACCCGGCCACAACGGATCATCTGACCGGTTTCAGCTTCGGCGACGGCGCAGGCTGTCCTTGACGTCGACGTCGAAGCGCACGGTTGTCGCCACCGTGTCGTGGCCGGGGATGTCGAACACCAGGCCATCCTTGCTTGGCAGACGTGACTCCAGCGCCGATAGTTCGCTCATGGGTACCTTGAGGCGCCACTCATGGGCATTACCCTCGAGCGTGCAGGTCACCGCGTCGGTCGCGTCGACCGAGTAGCGCATGACGAAGGCCTTGCCGAACGCCGTCGAGCCGAGCAAGGCAATATTGCCGAGCAATTCGCCCAGTTCTTCTTCGTCGATCCTCACGCGGACCGTATCGTTCTCCAGCTGTACCCTCATGCGTTCGCCTCGCGCCATTCGTCGGGAGTGTTGCAGTTGGCCAGGAAGAGCGGATCCAGCCCGTCCAGGGGCAGTGTGGTCGTGCCGATGCGCGCCTGCAAGGCGGACACCGAGCGTTCGCGACCGGTCAGTGTCATCAGCGTAGCCAGCGCGTCACGCGTGCCGGCGTTCAACGTGAGCCGCATCGGCAGGGGATGACCCTCCCAACGCGTCGCCGGCAGGCTTCGCTGCGCAAGCAAGGGCATGAGTACCTCCGCTCCCAGCCGTGGCATGTCGACAGGCACGACAACCAACTCGGCGTCGGGAAGGACTGCAGCGGCACTGGCCATGCCGCCCACGGGACCCGTGCCCGCCCAGCGGTCGGGAATACCGCCGGGACGCGAACCACTCACGGCCACCAGGTCGACACCCAGGCCGCGCAGCGTCCGTGCGGTACGGTCGAGCATCGTCACGCCATCGACTTCCATCAGCGCCTTGTCTTCGCCCATCCGCGACGACAGGCCGCCGGCGAGAATCAGGCCGATGATCATGAGGCGTCCGTGGGATCAAGTGGCCACGTGTCGACCGAGTCCACACGCCCCTCCACGGCCGACCACCAGACATTCGCTTGGGTATACGGCAGGATCCGATAGGCCGCCTGCGCGGGCGTCATCCTGACGATCGGATGTCCGCCCTCGTCATGGGCGAACTCACCGAGACCGAAATACTGCAGGCCCTCGCGCGTCGAGGGAGCGACGTCCAATCGCGCGCGGCGTGGCTGCTCCGGCGCCAGCCCTGCCATCGCCCGCAACACCGGAGCGACAAAGAAGCGGTAGCCGACTGCCACGGCGATCGGGTTGCCGGGCAAGGCAACGACCAGCGGACCACGGTCGAAGCACGCGGCCAGCAACGGCTTGCCCGGACGGATGGCGACCTTGTGGAACAGCTCGCGCGCGCCCAGCGAGGCGAGCGCGGCAGGTACGAAGTCGAAGCGCCCCGCGGACACCGCCCCGGTGGTGACGATCAGGTCGGCATGCGCTGCCAGCGCATCGCGAACCGCGAGATAGAAGGCGTCGCCGTGATCCGCGACCCGTGTGCGCCCTGTCGCTTCGACGCCCCAACGGGCGAGGCTCGACGCCAAGAAGGGGCCATTGGAATCGTGGATACCAGCCAACGGAAGAGGTCCGCCCGGATTGAGTTCGCTTCCCGTGTTGATGATCGCCACGCGTGGCCGTCGCACGACATCGACCTGCGCGATGCCAAGGGCCGCCAGCAACATGATCGCCGCGGGATCCACCCGCCTCATCGCGGTCAAGGCGACCGTCCCGGCATCAATGTCGCTGCCCGCACGACGCACATTCTGGCCGCGACGTTCATCCGCAACGAAGCGCACGCGATCGCCCTGGCGCTCAGCGCGCTCCACGGGCACGACGGTATCGAATCTCGCTGGCATGCGTGCGCCGGTGGCGATCTCGCAGGCCTCTGCGTCGGGATAGTCGTCAGTGTCGTCGCCGGCGGCATGCATGGCGCCGACGAGATAGGTGGAGCCTGCGGCGATCGCCTCGCCGGGCGCCCGCACGGCGAAGCCATCCATGGCGGCATTGTCGAAGCCCGGCAGCGCATGGGGGCTGACGATGTCGCTGGCGAGGAAACGCCCCGATACGGCATCGATGTCGACACGCTCGCTCTCGAGCGCGTCGGCTTCGCCCAGTAACAGGGCCAGTGCGTCGGGGTAGGAAATCATGGGTGGAGCGTAACAAAGAAATGTAGGAGCCGATTCATCGGCGAATAGGGAATGTGGGAGCCGATTCATCGGCGAAAAGCCAACGAAGCGGCGAAGAAGTAACGCCCCATCGCCGATGAACCGCCCCCACAAAACCAGTGTCATGCCAGCTTGCGTGACGCCTCCTGCACGGCGGCCGGGCGGTAGGCGTGGAACGCCACCGTGGCCGAGGCGCGGCCCTGACTCAACGAGCGCAGTGCCGTGCTGTAGCCCTCGAGCTGGGCAAGCGGCACGTCGGCTTCAATCTCCGTACGCTCCTGCGTATCGGTCAGGTTGACGATCTGGCCACCACGACGCTGCAGGTCGCCCAGCAGATCGCCGACCGCTGATCCCGGCGAACTCACCGAAACGCGCATCACCGGCTCCAGCAAGACGGTACCTGTCGCTTCCAGCGCCGACTTCACACCGATCTGCGCAGCACGGTGGAAGGCCATCTCGTTCGAGTCCACCGCATGGGCCTGGCCATCCGTGACCACGACATGCGCACCGACTACCGGGTATCCACGCGGACCTTCGAGCAGGGCCGACAAGGCACCCTTCTCCACCGCCGGCTGGAACGACTTGGGAATCACGCCGCCGGTGGTCTTGTCCTCGAAGCGATTGCTGTCCTCGCCCGTCGGCGTGACCGAAAGCACCACGCGTGCGTACTGGCCACTGCCGCCGGTCTGTTTGGCGACCTTGCCTTCCACGGAGCCCGACGGCGATGCCGGGGTTTCCTGGTAGGCCACGCGCGGCGATCCAGTACGTACCTGCACGCCCCACTCGCGGCGCAGGCGTTCCACCATCACTTCCAGATGGAGTTCGCCCATGCCCCAGACCAGCGTCTCGCCGGTGTCCGGGTCGGTGCCCACGCGGAAGGACGGATCCTCCTGCGCCAGGCGCGCGAGCCCGTTGCCGAGCTTGAGCAGGTCGGCCGAACGTTCGGGCGAAAGCCGCCACGACAGCACGGCTGGCTGGGCCTGGATCGTTTCCAGACGCAGCGGATGCTGCGCATCGGCCAGCGTTTCGCCCGTTGCGACATCCTTCCAGCCTGCGATCGCGACGATGTCACCTGCCTCCGCGGCTTCGACCGCTTCGGTATCTTCCGCACGCACGACAGCGAGACGACCGACGCGCTGCACGCGATCCGTACCGCTACGCCAAACCGCGTCGCCCACATGCAGGCGACCCGAGTACACGCGGACGAAAGCCAGCGGACCGTGAGCCTGGTTGACCACCTTGAACACCAGCGCAGCGAGCGGCGCGTCGGCATCGGGCGCGACGGCGACGTCACCGTCGTCGGTGTGCGCGACGACAGCGGGACGATCGAGCGGCGAAGGCAGGTAGGCGACGAAAGCATCGAGCAAGGGCTCGATACCGACGTTACGGAACGCCGAGCCCGGCAACACCGGCGAACCGGCGCGCGCGAGGGTGCCGCGACGCAGCGCAGCCGTCAGCGTGGCCGCGTCGATCGGCTGATCGGCGAGCCAGAGTTCAGCGAGTGCTTCGTCACGGTCTGCCACGGCGGCCACGAGTTCGGCGCGCGCGTCCGCGTGGGTCGCGCGCTCCGCAGCGTCCCAGGTGTGGATGCTCGGCGTCCCGGCATCGTCGAAGCGCCAGATGCGCTCGCCAACGAGGTCGACCAGACCGGTCATGTGTTCACCTTCGACGATCGGGCGCGCGACCACCCACGGATTCGCACCGAGCTTGTCGCGCATCTGCGCGACGACGGCATCGAAGTCCGCACCGGGGCGATCCATCTTGTTGACGAAGGCCATCAGCGGCACGCCATGACGGCGCGCCTGGTGCCAGACGGTTTCCGATTGCGGCTGCACGCCGGCGACGCCGGAGAACACGGTGACCGCGCCGTCGAGCACGCGCAGGGAACGCTCCACCTCGATGGCGAAGTCGATGTGTCCCGGCGTGTCGATCAGGGTCAGGCGATGCGGCTGGCCGCCGTCGGGCGTCCAGTTGGCGCGCACGGCCGCGGCGCCAATCGTGATGCCACGCTCGCGCTCGAGTTCCATGTGGTCGGTAGTGGTCGCGCCATCGTGCACTTCACCGGTGCGATGGATCGTGCCGGTCTTGTAGAGCAGGCGTTCGGTGAGCGTGGTTTTGCCGGCATCGACGTGCGCAATGATGCCGAGGTTGCGCCAACGGCTGACGGGAATGCGGGTTTCGCGCGGGGTGGTACTCATGGCTAACGGTTCCTGATGGGGTCGCCAGGGGCTCGATACATCGTCGAGCGAGGCACTCCCCGATCCTGTTACCGCCGCCCCTGGCTGAGCGGGACGGTCAGGATCGAGGGTCGCGGCTGTTCTTCATGGCACGTTGCTCCGGTGAGGGCTTGCAAGATTGAATAGAGAAAATCGGGACAAAAAAAAGCACCCTTGCGGGTGCTTTTCGTAGTCCTCGAGGCCGGCGCGTCGTTACGGGAACGACACTCCGCCAGGCATGGGACGCGCGCACCCGCGACGCGCCCATGGGGCGATCAGTGTGACGAACATCAAATCATGCTTGCAGCGGAACATGGCCGGGCTCTCTGGGTGAGGGGGAGATGCTACGCCCGGCCGGTGAGGGCCGGCAAGGGCGTCGCGTCTTCGCTGGACCCTAAGTTAGGGAGGGTCTGGCGTGTTTCAAGGGGGGCGCATTGTGTGGGAGCCGCTTTCTGTGGGAGCCGCTTCAGCGGCGATAGCGCCGGTCGAAATTAAAGAAGTTTCATTTCCCGTATCCCCCGAAGGGATCACACTTCCCGCAGCCCCCACCCGGAGTCCCCCATGCGCTATGTGAAACTCGGCCGCACCGGCCTCGACATCTCCCCGCTCGTCCTGGGCTGCATGACCTACGGCGTGCCCGACCGCGGCAACCACGCGTGGACGCTGGACGAAGAAGCGAGCCGCCCGTTCATTCGCAAGGCCCTCGATCTCGGCATCAACTTCTTCGACACCGCGAATGCCTATTCGGACGGTACGTCGGAAGAAATTGTCGGCCGCGCCCTGAAAGACTTCGCGCGACGCGATGAAGTCGTCATCGCCACGAAGACGTTCTTCCACTGGCGCAAGGGACCGAACGGCGGCGGCCTGTCGCGCAAGGCGATCTTCCATTCCGTCGACGACAGCCTCGCGCGTCTCGGCACGGATTACATCGACTTACTGCAGATCCATCGTGCGGATCACACCACGCCGATCGAGGAAACCCTCGAAGCGCTGCATGACCTGGTCAAGGCAGGCAAGGTGCGTTACCTGGGCGCCTCGTCCATGTTTGCCTGGCAGTTCGCGAAGATGATCTACACCTCGCGCCTGCACGGCTGGACCGAGTTCGTCAGCATGCAGGACCACTACAACCTGCTCCAGCGCGAGGAAGAGCGGGAGATGATTCCGTTCTGTGAGGACCAGCGTATCGCGGTATTGCCGTGGAGCCCGCTGGCACGTGGCCGCCTCACGCGCGACTGGGACCAGAGCAGCAACCGGCAGGAAAACGACGTCTTCGGAAAGACCCTCTACAACGCCACCGAGGATTCGGATCGCGCGATCGTCGAGGCCGTGAAGAAGGTCGCTGACGAACGCGGTGTGCCACGCGCGCAGGTCGCCCTGTCCTGGGTCGCCCATCGTTCCGGTGTCACCGCCCCTATCGTCGGTGCGTCGAAGCCGCATCATCTGGACGACGCCGTGGCAGCGATTGACCTGGTCCTCTCCGAGGAAGAAACAGCGACCCTCGAGAAGGCCTACGCGCCTCACCCCGTCGAAGGGTTCGAGTAATACCGGCCGCCCGCTGAGGTAGGAGCCGATTTATCGGCGATCCCGCGGCAGCGGGCCAGGGTGAAGCAAGCACCCTATCGCCGATGAATCGGCTCCTATCCGACGCACGGGTCGGCCTTGACATGTGTGTATATGCACGATCATGATCGACCCATGACCTCCCGTATCGACCTGTGCAACTGCTTCGCCGCCCGTCAGGCCGCCCGTGCGATCACGCGGACCTACGAGCGGCATCTGGCGCCCTCCGGGCTGACCAGTTCGCAGTTCACCCTTCTGGTGCTGCTGGAAGA
Proteins encoded in this window:
- a CDS encoding FdhF/YdeP family oxidoreductase; the encoded protein is MSEKDLPHVPGVSDYDGAAGGWGALGAVARAVSGQLALGRETIALHRMNQPAGFDCPGCAWPDPKETSSFEFCENGAKAVTWEATAKRVKPEFFAKNTVADLWNLTDYTLEGFGRITHPMAYDRASDTYQAIEWDEAFRRIGEALRALPDPNMAEFYTSGRASNEAAFLYQLFVREYGTNNFPDCSNMCHEATSVGLPKSIGSGKGTVLLEDFDHCDAIFCIGHNPGTNHPRMLSTLREASLRGVPIVVLNPLPERGLERFTSPQHPVEMLTNSSVRIASTYYKLKIGGDVAVLKGMMKYLLAADRAATGAGQPGVIDRAFIEANTTGYEALVDDIEATSWDAIEAKSGLSRAEIEAAGDIYAKAERTIVCYGMGITQHAHGTENVQQIANLLLLRGNIGRQGAGICPLRGHSNVQGDRTVGITEKPNDELNHGIRSTYGFEPPVEHGHDAVAAVIAIREGRSKALVALGGNLAVAMPDTEETFAAMRGLDLAVHIATKLNRSHLILAKQSFILPCLGRTELDVQATGPQSVTVEDSMSMVHASAGSLKPASEHLRSEPWIVRGIARATLPQTRVDWDGLVADYDLIRDDIEKVFPIFFDFNQRVRQPGGFRLRVAASERDWATPDKRAQFLLARGLDEDPLPDEDNLMLTTIRSHDQYNTTIYGLNDRYRGVTGRRDVIFMHAKDLAARGLKHGDRIDVVATGVNAADGKRRAVDGFVAVEYDIAEGSVAMYYPEGNALIALESHDRRSGTPAYKSVPVRITRSTVQGAKRPKRQAAHAV
- a CDS encoding LysR substrate-binding domain-containing protein, which translates into the protein MRDATLDLKHLQSFIRIVEFGSLTRAAATLDVSQSLLSRQVRQLEMELGTHLLERNGRGVVATEAGRELVEHGRGILRQVEVARLQLGQARGVQAGKLAIGVPPSIGSLLTVELVMRFRERYPAAQISVVEALSASLLEWLQLGRLDCALLYNPAVNANMRFRHVHSEELYLIGSTHDGRALPDSVPLGTLGQYPLIIPSPLHSVRQLIEADAARYGVSLDIRLEIDAVRSLLDLVERGVGYGVLSRNALLARRGEHHLRAVPIVMPSIVTRLVVATPTQRPMSSITERTLTLVDELIAEGRLDPME
- a CDS encoding carbohydrate porin, with product MIHRFAIAALFAVAASAAVAQTTPDAQEPRQTTPEKPKDTGGPVDRLRDDGISLRFVWANDWAGNVRGGERLGATNGGGAVGGADLDMGKLAGIDGGKMHITFARYYGHSVAADDIGVVQKVQGYWYPKRQWQLAQFSWEQQFSDSHINVLAGRLNATWQFARSTYGCRFVSAPDCPYQLTNTTGGFSGFPYVNWGARVKYQPDARYLSIGAFEINPERRNNNGLDLGINNATGVMIPVEAGYETSFANDPYPKHLKIGGWYNSADFTDPELNTKGLHRGLVGGTARNYDGGRYGVYVLADKVVWKPDPNSNTRNLAVFGSLTGPLDNAENYTLQSTFGLLWTGLSAARPNDSLGFQGTLFRFSRKAVGYEDDLIHKNSGTNDHFARNEWMTELNYSYKLFPVVSLVPNLQYIVSPDILGNTVGVKRVPANAIVIGLRVMVNMGGPGSQ
- the fdhD gene encoding formate dehydrogenase accessory sulfurtransferase FdhD; the encoded protein is MPSDRHVPTGTATRPVLRVERGIASADDDRLAEEVPVAMHVDGEPFAVMMATPMDLEDFARGFALTEGRVGSIDEIERIDVQEVLEGITVNIRTAKTCGSRFSGDGSLPRESPDRSAGIADEIGSYKEHALPRQLPGRSGCGICGSRELEDVVRRPEPVGLGPTIGVDAIERALESLRALQPVNAFTGSVHAAAWALPDGAIVCVREDVGRHNALDKLIGAMSTAHIDANDGFVVITSRASYEMVTKAAVAGIAIVVAISAPTALAVHLASDCGLTLIGFARPGRFNVYTRPQRII